A genomic segment from Malus domestica chromosome 05, GDT2T_hap1 encodes:
- the LOC103430972 gene encoding auxin-responsive protein SAUR21-like, whose translation MGMMKHILKLQSRSSFHEVPKGHVAVYVGEFGKKRYVVPVAYLNHPSFKVLLKSAEEEFGFNHPMGGLTIPCKEETFISLIYELGIARLQR comes from the coding sequence ATGGGTATGATGAAGCACATTCTCAAACTGCAGTCTAGGTCGTCATTTCATGAAGTCCCGAAAGGCCATGTTGCAGTTTATGTTGGAGAATTTGGAAAGAAGAGGTATGTGGTTCCAGTGGCTTACTTGAACCATCCTTCGTTTAAGGTCCTGCTTAAGAGCGCAGAAGAAGAGTTTGGCTTCAACCATCCAATGGGGGGTCTAACAATTCCATGCAAAGAAGAGACTTTCATTAGTCTCATTTACGAGCTGGGAATTGCCAGATTACAAAGATGA
- the LOC139196144 gene encoding proline iminopeptidase-like, which translates to MGVQEEELHQRGAGKSTPHACLVENTTWDLISDIEKLKEHLEIPEWQVFGESRGSTLALAYGQSQHDKVTGIVLRGIFLLRKKEIDWFYEGGAAAIYPDAWEPFRDLIPENERDCFVGAYKKRLNSDDQEIQDRLAWPWP; encoded by the exons ATGGGGGTCCAGGAGGAGGAACTTCACCAA AGAGGTGCGGGGAAAAGTACCCCACATGCTTGCTTGGTTGAAAACACGACATGGGATCTCATTAGTGACATTGAAAAGCTCAAGGAGCACCTGGAAATTCCGGAATGGCAA GTTTTTGGTGAGTCACGGGGTAGTACACTTGCCCTTGCATatggccaatcacaacatgataAG GTTACTGGAATTGTTCTTAGAGggatttttcttttaagaaagAAGGAGATTGATTGGTTTTATGAGGGTGGTGCTGCTGCCATATACCCCGACG CGTGGGAGCCGTTTCGAGATCTTATTCCAGAAAACGAGAGGGACTGTTTTGTTGGTGCATACAAAAAGAGATTAAACTCGGATGATCAGGAAATACAAGACAGACTTGCCTGGCCTTGGCCATAA
- the LOC103436247 gene encoding receptor-like protein kinase 7, with the protein MSFRQRLPPPPTTILLPLLFLFLSLFSSSTSDELQPLLNLKQSLETSNPSLFTTWAPPNGVCNFTGIVCDSDGFVSEINLSQQNLSGFLPLHAICSLPSLKKLSLGSNGLHGSLTDDLKNCSSLEQLDLGKNSFTGRVPDLSSLTKLTLLSLNGSGFSGKFPWKSLENLTSLAFLSLGDNPFDQTPFPEEVVKLEKLYWLYLTNCSIAGKIPEEIGNLTLLENLELSDNQLLGQIPQRISNLGKLWQLELYNNSLTGKIPVGFGNLTSLVNFDASANKLEGGLSELRFLTRLESLQLFENRLEGEVPAEFGELKSLSKLSLYTNKLTGTLPQKLGSWAGLDYIDVSENYLTGAIPPGMCNNGKMIDFLLLQNNFTGGIPESYANCKSLVRIRMSKNSLWGTVPAGLWSLPNVVLIDLSMNQFEGPLAPEIGKANSLSLLLLANNRFSGELPDALSEATSLIAIQMSVNQFSGKIPEAIGKLTKLSSLDLDQNMLSGTIPESLGSCFGISEINLAHNYISGEIPSSLGSLHNLNSLNLSANRLSSEIPATFSSLKLSLLDLTNNQLTGRIPESLSIQAFNESFDGNPGLCSQNMENVRSCSSSPGTSSRPRIFLSSFIASILVLLVVLGLLLLLKLRKSKLDRPLKSDSWTMKQYHVLSFTEKEILDSVKAENLIGKGGSGNVYKAVLSDGREFAVKHIWTTSDSGDRKSYRSSASILKKTKSGSSEYGAEVATLSSLRHVNVVKLYCSISSEDSNLLVYEYFPNGSLYDQLHTSKKMEMGWEVRYEIALGAARGLEYLHHGSSHRPVIHRDVKSSNILLDGDWKPRIADFGLAKIMQAGVDCTHVIAGTLGYIAPEYAYTCKINEKSDVYSFGVVLMELVTGKRPVEAEFGENTDIVSWVCSKMRCVDSELELVDRSISDDLKQDAINVLSIAVRCTAKVPVIRPSMRMVVQMLEEAEPYKLNCISTAKEADK; encoded by the exons GTTTCTTCCGTTGCACGCAATCTGCTCGCTTCCATCGTTAAAAAAGCTTTCTTTGGGCTCCAATGGATTGCACGGAAGCCTCACGGATGACCTGAAAAACTGCTCGAGCTTGGAGCAGTTGGATTTGGGTAAAAATTCGTTTACCGGAAGAGTTCCAGACTTGTCTTCTTTGACAAAATTAACCCTCCTGAGTCTCAATGGCAGCGGATTTTCCGGGAAATTTCCATGGAAATCGCTGGAAAATCTCACCAGCTTAGCTTTCTTGAGCCTCGGCGACAACCCTTTTGATCAAACTCCATTTCCTGAAGAAGTTGTGAAGCTTGAAAAGCTTTACTGGCTGTACCTCACAAATTGCAGCATCGCCGGAAAAATCCCAGAGGAGATCGGAAACCTCACTCTGCTCGAAAACCTCGAGCTTTCGGACAACCAACTGTTGGGACAAATTCCCCAGAGAATTTCAAATCTCGGGAAGCTATGGCAGCTCGAGCTTTACAACAATTCCCTGACCGGAAAAATCCCGGTTGGATTCGGCAACCTCACAAGCCTTGTCAATTTTGATGCCTCAGCTAACAAGCTTGAAGGTGGCCTCTCTGAGCTGAGGTTTTTGACAAGGCTTGAGTCTCTGCAATTGTTCGAAAACCGGTTAGAAGGCGAGGTTCCGGCGGAGTTTGGGGAGTTGAAGAGCCTTTCCAAGCTCTCACTTTACACGAACAAGCTCACCGGTACACTTCCTCAAAAGCTCGGTTCTTGGGCGGGATTGGATTACATTGACGTGTCGGAGAACTATCTGACTGGTGCTATACCGCCCGGAATGTGCAACAATGGGAAGATGATTGATTTTCTCCTTCTGCAGAACAATTTCACAGGTGGGATTCCTGAGAGCTATGCCAATTGTAAGTCTTTGGTTCGGATTCGTATGAGCAAAAATTCGCTTTGGGGCACTGTTCCTGCTGGATTATGGAGCTTGCCAAATGTTGTTCTCATTGATCTTTCTATGAATCAATTTGAAGGTCCTCTGGCACCAGAGATTGGTAAGGCAAACTCTTTGTCACTATTACTTTTAGCGAATAATCGATTTTCGGGTGAATTGCCTGATGCCCTGTCTGAAGCTACCTCATTGATCGCAATTCAAATGAGTGTGAACCAATTTAGTGGGAAAATCCCAGAAGCAATTGGGAAATTGACAAAATTAAGCAGTCTTGATTTGGACCAAAATATGTTGTCTGGTACAATACCAGAATCATTAGGCTCATGTTTTGGTATTTCTGAAATAAACCTTGCCCACAATTATATTTCTGGTGAAATCCCATCAAGTCTTGGATCATTGCATAATCTGAATTCCTTGAACTTATCGGCAAACCGCCTTTCCAGCGAAATTCCTGCTACTTTTTCGTCACTAAAACTCAGCCTTCTTGATCTGACAAACAACCAGTTGACTGGTCGAATCCCCGAATCACTGTCCATTCAGGCCTTTAATGAAAGCTTTGATGGAAATCCGGGTTTGTGCAGTCAGAACATGGAAAATGTGCGGTCTTGTTCCTCAAGTCCTGGCACTTCTAGCCGGCCCCGAATTTTCCTGTCCAGTTTCATTGCATCAATACTTGTGCTGCTTGTTGTGCTTGGTTTGCTCTTGCTGTTGAAGCTGAGGAAGAGCAAACTTGACCGTCCGCTAAAGAGTGATTCGTGGACTATGAAGCAATACCATGTGCTAAGCTTCACAGAGAAGGAAATCTTAGATTCAGTGAAAGCTGAGAACTTGATTGGCAAGGGGGGGTCAGGGAATGTATACAAAGCTGTGCTAAGTGATGGGAGAGAATTTGCTGTAAAGCACATTTGGACCACTTCAGACTCCGGTGACAGAAAAAGTTACCGAAGCAGcgcttccatcttgaagaagacTAAATCCGGGTCATCAGAGTACGGTGCAGAAGTGGCCACACTGAGCTCTCTGAGGCATGTGAATGTGGTGAAGCTCTACTGCAGCATATCAAGTGAGGACAGCAACCTGCTGGTTTACGAGTACTTTCCGAACGGGAGCTTATATGATCAGCTACACACAAGTAAAAAGATGGAGATGGGGTGGGAAGTAAGGTATGAGATTGCGTTGGGGGCTGCAAGGGGTTTGGAGTATCTTCACCATGGAAGCAGTCATAGACCTGTGATACACAGGGATGTGAAGTCTAGTAATATTCTGCTGGATGGAGATTGGAAGCCAAGAATTGCTGATTTTGGACTTGCAAAGATTATGCAGGCTGGTGTAGATTGCACGCATGTCATTGCCGGGACACTTGGGTACATAGCTCCAG AGTATGCATATACCTGCAAGATCAATGAGAAGAGTGACGTTTATAGCTTCGGGGTGGTGTTGATGGAGTTGGTCACCGGGAAGAGGCCAGTTGAGGCTGAGTTCGGAGAGAACACGGATATAGTGAGCTGGGTCTGCAGTAAAATGCGGTGCGTTGATAGTGAGCTTGAATTGGTGGACAGGAGCATTTCTGACGATCTAAAACAAGATGCCATCAATGTTTTGAGCATAGCAGTCCGCTGCACTGCCAAGGTGCCGGTTATAAGACCCTCCATGAGAATGGTGGTTCAAATGCTGGAAGAGGCGGAGCCTTATAAACTCAACTGCATAAGCACTGCCAAAGAAGCTGACAAATAG
- the LOC103428103 gene encoding uncharacterized protein isoform X1, producing MEEETQSVQIDGVHEGGDEFYEKIEAPKFVDFTEPDPYRPDDRYWFCMRVGCDQKHEEELDSEAIYKNFVLRVMAARSPNVKLRKAPSLKCPLTAPAKSSKPRVSRLALISSFSRKMVNAEDKSRKPLHKICATPNAKAKQPSALSKALTTPRNRKPVSNPDTFRSVRNPKPKNVVVPKNRVVAKALVFHSPKKPVRTKASTEWGTPMGKICSAMKKLEIASGKKHVLECNKPLPLDTSRKQFRGREVKSRVFNSFHSNNCKGQEAKSMKRKNMEKDLKQQRCDPVPREEVDDNDSSDMEIDEKSRKGTLEGFSISGTCKSGRLNGKNQVEILSETSKGDTTSLLSSEERDSEENYNKESANDGNGHQEKTKLRSEKRNTLEHADDDDDKENALASDSKANENEVLESDDKENNTASGDNRELNINDHSKRINLGKHDASKNSQEVNQADKIQKENSTSVASNAKGVKYRKPKPTNPKPFRFRTDERGMLKEATLEKTVHAPLREITLVRTPRAKSTSKHQKVIQITKDCLGQSEHENDTQGSCEKRLDRRTRLEENGMRGATCLKTPKADSERKASVVTPLRRKVSTYENSSPERAQKSKKERAKSPMVQQKSVRPRGVDSSRKRAMVSSKTPCQLSVIKETSSTKIRPKKAVAPCSASLATKGSASAPSRSLSRGRRPITIPKEPHFHNIHVPKTCAGLHKENDSLEAQQN from the exons atggaagaagaaacTCAGAGCGTGCAGATCGACGGCGTCCACGAAGGTGGGGACGAGTTCTACGAGAAGATTGAGGCGCCCAAGTTCGTTGATTTCACCGAACCCGACCCGTACCGGCCCGACGACCGTTACTGGTTCTGCATGCGAGTCG GATGCGATCAGAAGCATGAAGAAGAACTAGACTCAGAAGCGATTTACAAGAACTTTGTTCTTCGG GTTATGGCAGCAAGAAGTCCTAATGTGAAACTTAGAAAAGCACCAAG TTTGAAATGTCCACTGACAGCTCCCGCAAAATCTTCCAAGCCTAGAGTATCAAGGCTGGCCCtcatttcttccttctctcGTAAGATGGTCAATGCCGAAGATAAATCCAGAAAACCTCTTCATAAGATCTGTGCAACACCAAATGCTAAGGCAAAACAACCGTCTGCTCTGTCCAAGGCTCTCACTACTCCAAGGAATCGGAAGCCCGTCTCAAATCCAGATACATTTCGAAGTGTTAGGAACCCCAAACCAAAGAATGTTGTGGTGCCAAAGAATAGGGTGGTAGCCAAAGCTCTGGTCTTTCACTCTCCGAAGAAGCCTGTGAGAACCAAGGCTTCAACGGAGTGGGGTACTCCTATGGGAAAAATTTGTTCAGCCATGAAGAAACTTGAGATCGCTAGTGGGAAGAAACATGTTTTGGAGTGTAACAAGCCATTGCCTTTAGATACTTCAAGAAAACAATTTAGAGGGCGAGAAGTCAAAAGCCGGGTTTTCAATTCTTTTCATTCTAATAATTGCAAGGGCCAGGAAGCTAAATCCATGAAAAgaaagaacatggaaaaagacTTGAAACAACAGCGTTGTGATCCTGTGCCTCGTGAAGAGGTTGATGACAATGATTCCAGTGACAtggaaattgatgaaaaatcaaGGAAAGGTACACTGGAAGGGTTCTCCATATCAGGCACTTGTAAGAGTGGTAGACTGAATGGTAAGAATCAAGTTGAAATCCTATCTGAGACATCGAAAGGTGATACTACCTCATTGTTGAGTTCTGAAGAGAGGGATTCGGAAGAGAATTACAATAAGGAAAGCGCCAATGATGGAAACGGTCATCAAGAGAAAACAAAGTTAAGATCAGAGAAGAGGAACACCCTTGAACATGCGGACGACGATGATGATAAAGAAAATGCTTTGGCCTCTGACAGCAAAGCGAATGAGAATGAGGTCTTGGAGAGTgatgataaagaaaataatactgCCTCTGGTGATAACAG AGAACTGAATATCAATGATCATTCCAAGAGGATAAATTTGGGCAAGCATGATGCTTCAAAAAACTCACAAGAG GTCAATCAAGCAGATAAAATTCAGAAAGAAAACTCCACATCTGTTGCCAGCAATGCTAAAGGGGTGAAGTATAGGAAACCAAAGCCTACAAATCCGAAGCCTTTTAGGTTTAGAACCGAT GAAAGAGGGATGCTTAAGGAAGCAACTTTGGAGAAAACAGTTCATGCACCGCTGAGGGAGATCACATTAGTCAGGACTCCAAGGGCAAAGTCAACAAGCAAACATCAGAAAGTGATACAG ATAACTAAAGATTGCCTTGGACAAAGTGAACATGAAAATGATACCCAGGGAAGCTGTGAAAAGAGATTAGACAGAAGAACACGACTTGAAGAAAAT GGAATGAGAGGAGCTACTTGTTTGAAGACCCCAAAAGCAGACTCTGAACGAAAAGCATCTGTGGTGACTCCGCTAAGACGTAAAGTTTCTACTTATGAAAATTCGAGCCCTGAAAGAGcacaaaaatcaaagaaagaaagggCGAAATCACCAATGGTGCAGCAGAAGTCTGTGAGACCGAGAGG GGTAGATTCAAGTAGGAAGAGAGCAATGGTTTCCTCCAAGACACCTTGTCAGCttagcgtaataaaggaaacttcatcaacaaagATAAGACCCAAGAAAGCAGTAGCACCCTGCAGTGCTTCTCTGGCAACCAAAGGTTCTGCTTCTGCCCCTTCCAGATCATTGTCAAGGGGACGAAGGCCTATAACCATTCCGAAAGAGCCACATTTTCACAATATCCATGTACCGAAGACTTGCGCGGGGCTGCACAAGGAAAATGACTCATTGGAAGCTCAACAAAATTAA
- the LOC103428103 gene encoding uncharacterized protein isoform X2, whose amino-acid sequence MEEETQSVQIDGVHEGGDEFYEKIEAPKFVDFTEPDPYRPDDRYWFCMRVGCDQKHEEELDSEAIYKNFVLRVMAARSPNVKLRKAPSLKCPLTAPAKSSKPRVSRLALISSFSRKMVNAEDKSRKPLHKICATPNAKAKQPSALSKALTTPRNRKPVSNPDTFRSVRNPKPKNVVVPKNRVVAKALVFHSPKKPVRTKASTEWGTPMGKICSAMKKLEIASGKKHVLECNKPLPLDTSRKQFRGREVKSRVFNSFHSNNCKGQEAKSMKRKNMEKDLKQQRCDPVPREEVDDNDSSDMEIDEKSRKGTLEGFSISGTCKSGRLNGKNQVEILSETSKGDTTSLLSSEERDSEENYNKESANDGNGHQEKTKLRSEKRNTLEHADDDDDKENALASDSKANENEVLESDDKENNTASGDNRELNINDHSKRINLGKHDASKNSQEVNQADKIQKENSTSVASNAKGVKYRKPKPTNPKPFRFRTDERGMLKEATLEKTVHAPLREITLVRTPRAKSTSKHQKVIQITKDCLGQSEHENDTQGSCEKRLDRRTRLEENGMRGATCLKTPKADSERKASVVTPLRRKVSTYENSSPERAQKSKKERAKSPMVQQKSVRPRGSIQVGREQWFPPRHLVSLA is encoded by the exons atggaagaagaaacTCAGAGCGTGCAGATCGACGGCGTCCACGAAGGTGGGGACGAGTTCTACGAGAAGATTGAGGCGCCCAAGTTCGTTGATTTCACCGAACCCGACCCGTACCGGCCCGACGACCGTTACTGGTTCTGCATGCGAGTCG GATGCGATCAGAAGCATGAAGAAGAACTAGACTCAGAAGCGATTTACAAGAACTTTGTTCTTCGG GTTATGGCAGCAAGAAGTCCTAATGTGAAACTTAGAAAAGCACCAAG TTTGAAATGTCCACTGACAGCTCCCGCAAAATCTTCCAAGCCTAGAGTATCAAGGCTGGCCCtcatttcttccttctctcGTAAGATGGTCAATGCCGAAGATAAATCCAGAAAACCTCTTCATAAGATCTGTGCAACACCAAATGCTAAGGCAAAACAACCGTCTGCTCTGTCCAAGGCTCTCACTACTCCAAGGAATCGGAAGCCCGTCTCAAATCCAGATACATTTCGAAGTGTTAGGAACCCCAAACCAAAGAATGTTGTGGTGCCAAAGAATAGGGTGGTAGCCAAAGCTCTGGTCTTTCACTCTCCGAAGAAGCCTGTGAGAACCAAGGCTTCAACGGAGTGGGGTACTCCTATGGGAAAAATTTGTTCAGCCATGAAGAAACTTGAGATCGCTAGTGGGAAGAAACATGTTTTGGAGTGTAACAAGCCATTGCCTTTAGATACTTCAAGAAAACAATTTAGAGGGCGAGAAGTCAAAAGCCGGGTTTTCAATTCTTTTCATTCTAATAATTGCAAGGGCCAGGAAGCTAAATCCATGAAAAgaaagaacatggaaaaagacTTGAAACAACAGCGTTGTGATCCTGTGCCTCGTGAAGAGGTTGATGACAATGATTCCAGTGACAtggaaattgatgaaaaatcaaGGAAAGGTACACTGGAAGGGTTCTCCATATCAGGCACTTGTAAGAGTGGTAGACTGAATGGTAAGAATCAAGTTGAAATCCTATCTGAGACATCGAAAGGTGATACTACCTCATTGTTGAGTTCTGAAGAGAGGGATTCGGAAGAGAATTACAATAAGGAAAGCGCCAATGATGGAAACGGTCATCAAGAGAAAACAAAGTTAAGATCAGAGAAGAGGAACACCCTTGAACATGCGGACGACGATGATGATAAAGAAAATGCTTTGGCCTCTGACAGCAAAGCGAATGAGAATGAGGTCTTGGAGAGTgatgataaagaaaataatactgCCTCTGGTGATAACAG AGAACTGAATATCAATGATCATTCCAAGAGGATAAATTTGGGCAAGCATGATGCTTCAAAAAACTCACAAGAG GTCAATCAAGCAGATAAAATTCAGAAAGAAAACTCCACATCTGTTGCCAGCAATGCTAAAGGGGTGAAGTATAGGAAACCAAAGCCTACAAATCCGAAGCCTTTTAGGTTTAGAACCGAT GAAAGAGGGATGCTTAAGGAAGCAACTTTGGAGAAAACAGTTCATGCACCGCTGAGGGAGATCACATTAGTCAGGACTCCAAGGGCAAAGTCAACAAGCAAACATCAGAAAGTGATACAG ATAACTAAAGATTGCCTTGGACAAAGTGAACATGAAAATGATACCCAGGGAAGCTGTGAAAAGAGATTAGACAGAAGAACACGACTTGAAGAAAAT GGAATGAGAGGAGCTACTTGTTTGAAGACCCCAAAAGCAGACTCTGAACGAAAAGCATCTGTGGTGACTCCGCTAAGACGTAAAGTTTCTACTTATGAAAATTCGAGCCCTGAAAGAGcacaaaaatcaaagaaagaaagggCGAAATCACCAATGGTGCAGCAGAAGTCTGTGAGACCGAGAGGGTCA ATTCAAGTAGGAAGAGAGCAATGGTTTCCTCCAAGACACCTTGTCAGCttagcgtaa
- the LOC103430971 gene encoding auxin-induced protein 15A-like yields the protein MGIKLMGIAHAKQKLQRTLSARYGSAADNTSTEVPKGHFAVYVGEDEKKRFVIPISYLNHPLFQDLLNKAEEEFGYDHPTGGLTIPCSEDYFVSLSSCLNCS from the coding sequence ATGGGAATCAAGTTGATGGGGATAGCTCATGCCAAGCAGAAACTTCAGAGAACTCTTTCAGCAAGATATGGATCAGCTGCAGACAATACTAGTACTGAGGTTCCGAAAGGCCACTTTGCGGTTTATGTTGGAGAAGATGAAAAGAAGAGATTTGTGATTCCGATATCATATTTGAACCACCCTTTGTTCCAAGACTTGTTAAACAAGGCTGAGGAAGAGTTTGGATATGATCATCCTACAGGGGGACTCACAATTCCATGCAGTGAAGACTACTTCGTCAGTCTATCTTCATGTCTAAATTGTTCGTAA